The genomic segment ATTCGATATCCGTTACGCCAATTGCAGACTCCAAAGAATTTCCAGGGGCCACACTTCAGATCGCTTCTATAAGCTCCGAGAAGGCAGGTGCCGATTCAGCAAAAGTGACGGTAAAATATGAGGTAAAAAACTTTAAACTAACAGAAATGACTAACGATGCGCATGCCGCCCACATGGCCAATTCGCATGACGGACAGCATATTCACTTTATCTTGGATAATAAACCCTATACGGCGTTATATAAACCTGAACACAGCGTCACGGTACCGCTAAACTCGGAACATTACCTACTTTCTTTCCTGTCGAGATCGTACCATGAGTCAATTAAAACTCCGGAAGCTTCGAAATTACTCAAATTTAAGATTGATGCAACCGGGAAATTAACACAGGAGTCTGTACCAAAAGATCCTGCCTTGTTCTACTCCCGTCCAAAGGGGGAGTACAAAGGGGATGAGACAAAAAATCTCTTATTGGATTTTTATCTCGTCAATACTGACCTTAAGGGAGATGGAAACAAGGTCATTGCCACAATCAACGGGCAGACTTTTACCTTAGATAAATGGGGACCATACGAGATAAAGGGATTACCGATGGGTAGCAATAAAGTTAAGTTGACACTGGTCGATAAGGAAGGGAACGCTATCACGGGTGACAATATCTCCATAGAACGGGATATTACGCTATCAGAAAAATAAAAAAAGAAGAGCCGCAATGATTTGCGGCTCTTTGTTACCGATCAGTAGCTGATCTGCCGTTAGTTACATTAATAATAAAGGCTATTCTTATCATTACGGCAATCGATCAAAATCAATGTTTGGCGCAGTATTTTTATTCGCCATTTGAAATGTGGTACCGGGCTTCACGATCTCATTGAAGAAGCCCCCGTTCTGTAAAAAATATCCACTGGTGGTGACCCCTCCTATCGCATCGATGCGCTGGTTGGCCCGGTAAGTATTATCGACACTGAAGGAGGCCGATTGTACAGGCTTCCATTGACCATCGTATACCCACTGATTTTTAAACTCGACTCGTCTGCCTAGGTGGCCTTGATTGGGGTTAAAATTTTCAAGGAAACTATGGAAACGTTTCAGATAGGTATCTGTTTTGGGACGTTTAAAGCTGGCGATGAGATTCCATGTGTTTTCTTCAGGAACGAAAAACCATGCTGTATAATCCGTATTACCCTTTCCGTCGGGAACGCCCTTAAGCAAGAACTTATAGGTTTCACCGGCCTTCCAAAAATATTTACGATAGCTCTGACCGCCTGAGCCTTCATTGCCAAATTCGCCGGTATGGACATCTTTCCCTTTCTTCAGCAGATGGATCTTCTGGTCTTCAGGAATACTTTGAGGATCGTCCGTATGAAAAGGACTCCAGACAGAGAACAATATCCGTCGCTCCGTTTCAGAGTTAACCTGAATGCCAAAATACCCTTCTCCAAATCCGTTAGCCATAAAATATGAACCGACTTTATCTTCTCCCTCGGGCACTTTCAGTTCATTATAATAATAGCTGACATTTGCTGCTGTAGGTAGATTGTAATTCAGATGGCAGGATGGTCCCCTGCGTGACCAATAGTAGTAATCGGGATCATTGGAATAAATGAGTCCACCGGCCGCAGCTTCGCCCTGAACCAACAGTTCCTTGACGTCAGCAAAATTATTGCCGGATTTGCTTACACCTTTCAAGTTGACCTGTACATAACCGGGCTCATTTACCTGGAGCAATAGCGGCGCGGTTGGTGCAAATGTGCTTCCAGCAATTTTCAATCTCGTCTTTTTACCTAGGGCAGTTAGTTCGATTGTTGCTTTGTTTCCATCAGAACTCCTGGCATTAAGTCTTAATTCGAGCCTACCAGCCCTCTGCACCCTGAAATACACCGAGGCTATCGCCTCGCCACTGGACCATTTTACAAGGCCATTGCGCCCTGAGATCTCGGTTTTACTTTGTTGGCCCGCAGTTATAAACGCATTGCCCGCTAGTGGCACTGCGTATACCTGACTGCTCGTCTGGGCCCTAACACCTAACGAAAAATAAAATAAAGCACTAATTAATAAATACTGAATTAAAAGTTGTCTTTTCATCTGAATACATCTTTAAGTTTAGAAGCTCTGTCATCTTGCTCATAGCTTATCAATACTCCCGCGTTGTTGGCACAGCATCCGGATACACAAATAAGTCGGCAAAAACAGAATTATTCCTTGAAGATAAGCGTTAGTTTTTCAGGTGAAGAAAGGAAATGGAAATCAATCGATTGTGTAAAATTTATATCGCTCCTCCTAAATACGATGAACATAATGGAGTAACTCTTGTACTATATACATAAAAAACGAAGGGATCTCCCTTCGTTTTTCCACACAGTGTTAATAAACATGTTGAAAACTCTGTCTTCTTTGCCGCGCACCCTGGCTTGTTTATCCACAAACTGTTAATAACTATGTTTACTATTCACAAGCCCCTTAAAAACCAACACTTTTCAAATTCAACCCGGCCCGCTCATTCAAGCCAAACATTAAATTCATATTTTGTACCGCCTGTCCAGATGCCCCTTTCAGAAGATTATCTGTCGCATTCAGGATAAGCAATTTGTTACCGTGTTTTTCGAGATGTATAATGCTCTTATTGGTATTGACAACCTGTTTAAGGTCAATGTTGGCGCGACTAACCCAGGTAAAGGGATGCGGCGCATAATAGCTTTCATACAGCTCATAAGCCTGCTCTTCGTTCAGATCAGAGGCTACATAGATAGCAGAAAAAATCCCACGGGTAAAATCGCCACGCTGGGGAACAAAGTTTATTTTCTCTGCGGCCCGCTCCAGCAAGGAGGCGCTGTTCACTGGCAGAAAACCTTTCTGAAGCTGATCCAAGGACTCTGCAATCTCCTGTAAATGCTGATGCTCGAAAGACTTGTAAGCAGATAGGTTGTTATTACGCCAGGAAAAATGCGTTGTCGCTCCAGGCTTCTGTCCCGCGCCAGTGGATCCGGTTGTCGCATGGATATGAATTTGATCAGGCAACAGTCCTTTACTTGCCAGTGGCAACAAAGCAAGCTGAATGTTGGTTGCAAAGCAGCCCGGATTGGCTATATATTGTGCCTTTTTGATGGCTTCTTTGTTTAACTCGGGAAGCCCATAAATAAATTGCTTTTCTCCATAAGCAGTATTTGCACGGAGGCGATAATCCTGTGAAAGATCAATGATCTTTACCCTATCGGCAACAGGATTTGCCTCTAAAAACTTACGGGCATCCCCATGTCCGACACATAGAAACAGAACATCGATATCGGAGTGAAAATCGGCAGAAAAAGTCAATTCGGTATCACCAAAAAGATCATTATGAACCGCATAAACTTTATTCCCAGCGTTAGAAGCGCTATTGGCAAATACAATTTCCACCTCGGGATGGTAGATCAAAACACGGAGCAACTCTCCCCCGGTATATCCTGCAGACCCAACTATACCTACTCTTATCATCGCTTTTTTAGATTTAGTTTGATATAAACTGTTTGGGCGACAGCTTATCTACCCGTCTGACGTCAAATCAGCTACCGCCCGAAAAACATTTTTATTTTTGGTTTACTTTATGCCAGATGATCGTCTGGTTTCCGAAAATTTTCGAGAAGCCTTTGACATCTTCTCCAGTATAACCTTTATTCATCTCGCCATAGCTACCGAATTTATTGGACATCAAATCGTGCGCTGACTCAATACCGATCACAATAAAACGATAAGGATGTAGTTCAACGATAACACGACCGGAGACGGTGCTCTGAGAGGATTGCAAGAAAGCTTCAATGTCACGCATTACAGGATCATGCATCTGACCTTCGTGCATATAATTTCCGTAGAACGCTGCGATTTGGTCCTTCCATGACAATTGCCATTTGGTCAATGTATGTTTTTCAAGTGTATGGTGTGCTTTGATCAGGATAACTGAAGCGGCAGCCTCGAAACCAACTCGACCTTTGATACCAATAATAGTATCCCCGACGTGGATATCACGCCCTATACCATAAGGCTGTGCGATTGCCTGAAGTTCCTGAATCACTTGGACAGGAGACATTTTCGTACCATTTAGCGCAACAGGCTCACCGTTTTCAAAATCTATCGTTATCTGTTGAGGCTCGGAAGATGTAACGGGAGTCGGCCAGGCAGATTCAGGCAGATACTGGTTTGATGTCAACGTTTCGGCTCCACCCACTGAAGTACCCCAAAGGCCTTTATTGATTGAATACTTGGCCTTCTCTGCAGAGTATTCAACGCCATGTTTATGGAGATATTCGATTTCGGCTTCGCGGGACAACTGCAGGTCGCGGATCGGTGTAATAATCTCCACTCCAGGAATTAGTGTCTGGAAAATCATATCAAAACGCACCTGATCATTACCTGCTCCGGTAGAACCATGGGCAACACATTCAGCGCCGATTTTCTTAGCATAATTAGCGATAGCGGTCGCCTGACATACCCGTTCAGCAGATACTGATAGCGGGTAAGTCGCATTTTTCAGCACATTGCCAAAAATCAAATATTTAATAGTTTCGCGGTAGTAGTCTTCCGTTTCGTCAATCGTGGTATGCGATTTTACGCCCAAAGCATAAGCACGCGCTTCAATATTCTTTAAT from the Sphingobacterium thalpophilum genome contains:
- a CDS encoding DUF3472 domain-containing protein, with amino-acid sequence MKRQLLIQYLLISALFYFSLGVRAQTSSQVYAVPLAGNAFITAGQQSKTEISGRNGLVKWSSGEAIASVYFRVQRAGRLELRLNARSSDGNKATIELTALGKKTRLKIAGSTFAPTAPLLLQVNEPGYVQVNLKGVSKSGNNFADVKELLVQGEAAAGGLIYSNDPDYYYWSRRGPSCHLNYNLPTAANVSYYYNELKVPEGEDKVGSYFMANGFGEGYFGIQVNSETERRILFSVWSPFHTDDPQSIPEDQKIHLLKKGKDVHTGEFGNEGSGGQSYRKYFWKAGETYKFLLKGVPDGKGNTDYTAWFFVPEENTWNLIASFKRPKTDTYLKRFHSFLENFNPNQGHLGRRVEFKNQWVYDGQWKPVQSASFSVDNTYRANQRIDAIGGVTTSGYFLQNGGFFNEIVKPGTTFQMANKNTAPNIDFDRLP
- the argC gene encoding N-acetyl-gamma-glutamyl-phosphate reductase, which produces MIRVGIVGSAGYTGGELLRVLIYHPEVEIVFANSASNAGNKVYAVHNDLFGDTELTFSADFHSDIDVLFLCVGHGDARKFLEANPVADRVKIIDLSQDYRLRANTAYGEKQFIYGLPELNKEAIKKAQYIANPGCFATNIQLALLPLASKGLLPDQIHIHATTGSTGAGQKPGATTHFSWRNNNLSAYKSFEHQHLQEIAESLDQLQKGFLPVNSASLLERAAEKINFVPQRGDFTRGIFSAIYVASDLNEEQAYELYESYYAPHPFTWVSRANIDLKQVVNTNKSIIHLEKHGNKLLILNATDNLLKGASGQAVQNMNLMFGLNERAGLNLKSVGF
- the argG gene encoding argininosuccinate synthase; the protein is MKKVVLAFSGGLDTSFCCIYLSQDLGLEVHSVVVNTGGFSAEELKNIEARAYALGVKSHTTIDETEDYYRETIKYLIFGNVLKNATYPLSVSAERVCQATAIANYAKKIGAECVAHGSTGAGNDQVRFDMIFQTLIPGVEIITPIRDLQLSREAEIEYLHKHGVEYSAEKAKYSINKGLWGTSVGGAETLTSNQYLPESAWPTPVTSSEPQQITIDFENGEPVALNGTKMSPVQVIQELQAIAQPYGIGRDIHVGDTIIGIKGRVGFEAAASVILIKAHHTLEKHTLTKWQLSWKDQIAAFYGNYMHEGQMHDPVMRDIEAFLQSSQSTVSGRVIVELHPYRFIVIGIESAHDLMSNKFGSYGEMNKGYTGEDVKGFSKIFGNQTIIWHKVNQK